A genome region from Deinococcus sp. KNUC1210 includes the following:
- a CDS encoding B3/4 domain-containing protein, translating into MNDFLSADSFLSVSPALLERFPTYRGLVLIVRGLHNGPSDDHTRALLREAEAQARRTFAEQPLAHHPHLSAWRDAYRAFGVKPNRMSNSAEALISRVLKGGELPTINQLVDLYNAVSVRYAIPCGGEDLSAVAGRVTLSFARGDEPFETVKDGSPATEFPIPGEVVWADEAGVTCRAWNWRQGTRTRITEDTRDAYFLFDTLAPLPADTLRQAGDELETLLRALSPACVVSRVMLGHPA; encoded by the coding sequence ATGAATGACTTTCTCTCTGCTGATTCTTTCCTCTCTGTCAGTCCGGCTCTGCTCGAACGCTTTCCGACATACCGGGGGCTGGTACTGATCGTGCGCGGCCTGCACAACGGCCCGAGCGACGACCACACGCGGGCGCTGCTGCGGGAAGCCGAAGCCCAGGCCCGGCGCACCTTTGCCGAACAGCCGCTGGCGCACCATCCACATCTGTCGGCGTGGCGCGACGCCTACCGCGCCTTCGGCGTCAAGCCCAACCGCATGAGCAACTCTGCCGAGGCCCTGATTTCAAGGGTGCTGAAAGGGGGCGAGTTGCCCACCATCAATCAGCTGGTGGACCTCTACAACGCCGTCAGCGTGCGGTATGCCATTCCGTGTGGTGGTGAGGACCTGTCTGCCGTGGCGGGCCGCGTGACCCTGAGCTTTGCCCGGGGCGATGAGCCGTTCGAGACCGTGAAAGACGGCAGCCCCGCCACTGAATTCCCGATTCCGGGCGAAGTGGTCTGGGCCGACGAAGCGGGCGTGACCTGCCGGGCCTGGAACTGGCGACAGGGAACGCGCACCCGCATCACCGAAGACACCCGTGACGCCTATTTTCTCTTCGACACCCTCGCCCCGCTGCCTGCAGATACACTCAGGCAGGCAGGCGACGAACTGGAGACGCTGCTCCGTGCTCTGTCGCCTGCCTGTGTGGTCTCGCGGGTGATGCTCGGGCACCCAGCCTGA
- a CDS encoding ABC transporter permease, with amino-acid sequence MKLLLEFFTAAFLATFIRSTVPLLLTALGGLFSERSGVVNIALEGLIIFGALTGAIVTQQLDPYLGAAAPWVGWLAGVLVAGGIAWVHALLSIKYRADQVISGTAINLLASGVPAVLLTALYGTSSDSPPVKHALPLWGVGDLKFSPPVYLAFIAVAVTWYVMYRTPYGLRLRATGEHPGAAASMGVNVRRVRYSAVVLSGVLGGTAGVFLSIGNLDSYVRNISAGMGFIALAALIFGQWKPLGVLGATLLFGLLQALSIRLDGDNLIPSSLLQVLPYLVTIVALIFTGSGAAPKAAGKPYDG; translated from the coding sequence ATGAAACTGCTGCTCGAATTCTTTACTGCCGCCTTTCTGGCGACGTTTATCCGCTCGACGGTGCCGCTGCTGCTCACGGCGCTGGGCGGTCTGTTCTCCGAGCGCAGCGGCGTGGTCAATATCGCGCTGGAAGGCCTGATCATCTTCGGCGCCCTGACCGGAGCCATCGTCACGCAGCAGCTCGATCCGTATCTGGGAGCCGCCGCGCCCTGGGTCGGCTGGCTGGCAGGCGTGCTGGTGGCGGGCGGCATCGCCTGGGTACACGCCCTGCTCAGCATCAAGTACCGCGCCGATCAGGTGATCTCCGGCACCGCCATCAACCTGCTGGCGTCGGGTGTTCCGGCTGTTCTGCTGACGGCGCTGTACGGCACCAGCAGCGACAGCCCTCCGGTCAAGCACGCGCTGCCGCTGTGGGGCGTGGGCGACCTGAAGTTCAGCCCCCCGGTGTATCTGGCCTTTATCGCGGTGGCGGTCACGTGGTACGTGATGTACCGCACGCCCTATGGTCTGCGCCTGCGTGCCACCGGAGAGCACCCCGGAGCCGCCGCCAGCATGGGCGTGAACGTGCGCCGGGTGCGGTACAGCGCCGTGGTGCTGTCGGGCGTCCTCGGCGGCACGGCGGGCGTGTTTCTGAGCATCGGCAACCTCGATTCGTATGTGCGCAACATCTCGGCGGGTATGGGCTTCATCGCGCTGGCCGCTCTGATTTTCGGGCAATGGAAGCCGCTGGGTGTGCTGGGAGCCACGCTGCTCTTCGGACTGCTTCAGGCGCTGTCCATTCGGCTCGACGGCGACAATCTGATTCCCAGCAGCCTGCTTCAGGTCCTGCCGTACCTCGTGACCATCGTGGCGCTGATCTTTACCGGCAGCGGCGCGGCCCCCAAGGCGGCGGGCAAGCCCTACGACGGCTGA
- a CDS encoding RodZ domain-containing protein has translation MTDQSGRVLYEGTPAAGSTRTFPSGVTVRTGSAGRVSVSVAGGPVSTLGSVGQVVTRKF, from the coding sequence GTGACCGATCAGAGCGGACGTGTCCTGTACGAAGGCACCCCGGCTGCTGGCAGCACCCGCACCTTTCCCAGCGGCGTTACGGTCCGCACCGGATCGGCGGGCCGAGTGAGCGTGTCAGTGGCCGGTGGACCGGTCAGCACGCTCGGATCGGTAGGTCAGGTCGTCACGCGCAAGTTCTGA
- the carA gene encoding glutamine-hydrolyzing carbamoyl-phosphate synthase small subunit, which translates to MIRKERAILALEDGTVYRGYAFGHRGETVGEVVFNTSMTGYQEIMTDPSYNGQIVTMTYPHIGNYGVAIYDMESNKPYVRGFIGREFSTDYSNYRAQQSLESFMQDHGIVSIQGIDTRALVRRLREGGVVKGVVAHRSYTHPEDPYGEFSPAEEMQLVARAKGHEDIDGRDMTPEVTTSLPYAFPMLRQGKRVVLMDFGIKHTIIERLSEVGIQPIVVPAHTTPAQVMALQPHGLFLSNGPGDPSAPKYAHKTAWELMGLLPTFGICLGHQILGLAAGGQTYKMKFGHRGGNQPVKNLLTGNVEITAQNHGYAVDLDSIPNGEFVATHVNLNDGSLEGMAHSRYPVFSVQYHPEASPGPHDSRYLFDRFIEEIDIFDGSTGIPVQKGSSGKYGV; encoded by the coding sequence ATGATCAGAAAAGAACGCGCAATCCTCGCCCTCGAAGACGGTACGGTTTACCGGGGCTACGCCTTCGGACACCGGGGCGAGACGGTGGGCGAGGTGGTCTTCAATACCTCGATGACCGGCTATCAGGAAATCATGACCGACCCCAGCTACAACGGGCAGATCGTGACCATGACCTACCCGCACATCGGAAATTACGGCGTGGCGATCTACGACATGGAGAGCAACAAGCCGTATGTGCGCGGCTTCATCGGTCGTGAATTCAGCACCGATTACAGCAATTACCGCGCCCAGCAGTCGCTGGAGAGCTTCATGCAGGACCACGGCATCGTCAGCATTCAGGGCATCGACACCCGCGCCCTGGTGCGGCGACTGCGTGAGGGCGGCGTGGTCAAGGGCGTGGTGGCTCACCGCAGCTACACCCACCCGGAAGACCCCTACGGTGAGTTCAGCCCCGCCGAGGAAATGCAGCTCGTGGCCCGTGCCAAAGGTCATGAAGATATCGACGGGCGCGACATGACGCCCGAAGTCACCACCTCGCTGCCCTACGCCTTCCCGATGCTGCGGCAGGGCAAGCGCGTCGTTCTGATGGATTTCGGCATCAAGCACACCATCATCGAGCGGCTGAGCGAGGTAGGTATTCAGCCGATCGTGGTTCCGGCCCACACCACGCCCGCGCAAGTGATGGCGCTCCAGCCACACGGCCTGTTTCTGAGTAACGGCCCCGGCGACCCCAGCGCCCCCAAATACGCCCACAAGACCGCCTGGGAACTGATGGGCCTGCTGCCCACCTTCGGCATCTGCCTGGGCCATCAGATTCTGGGGCTGGCGGCTGGCGGTCAGACCTACAAGATGAAGTTCGGGCACCGGGGCGGCAATCAGCCGGTCAAGAACCTGCTGACTGGCAACGTGGAGATCACCGCGCAGAACCACGGGTACGCCGTCGATCTGGACAGCATTCCCAACGGTGAGTTCGTGGCGACCCACGTGAACCTGAACGACGGTTCGCTGGAGGGCATGGCGCACAGCCGCTATCCGGTGTTCAGCGTGCAGTACCACCCCGAAGCCAGCCCTGGCCCGCACGACAGCCGCTATCTGTTCGACCGTTTCATCGAGGAGATCGATATTTTCGACGGCAGTACCGGTATTCCGGTGCAGAAAGGGTCGTCGGGCAAGTACGGCGTGTAG
- a CDS encoding N-acetyltransferase: MTLTLDSIAIPELHSQAPLSVRKARLSDIGAIHELIGYWAARGQMLVRSRALLAESIRDFHLVIAQEHEGQPGGLAGVCGLHLLAPDLAEIRGLAIHPNFQGKGLGKLLVDACEAEARTIDLPALFAWTYQQGFFEKCGFTRMEKTNLHPKVWSECQRCAFFENCNEIAMFKALI, translated from the coding sequence ATGACCCTGACCCTCGACAGCATCGCCATTCCCGAACTGCATTCCCAGGCACCTCTCAGTGTTCGCAAGGCTCGCCTCAGCGACATCGGGGCCATCCACGAGCTGATCGGCTACTGGGCGGCACGTGGGCAGATGCTGGTGCGAAGTCGGGCGCTGCTGGCCGAGAGTATCCGGGATTTTCATCTGGTGATCGCGCAGGAGCATGAAGGGCAGCCGGGCGGTCTGGCGGGCGTCTGCGGGCTGCACCTGCTGGCCCCCGACCTGGCCGAGATTCGCGGGCTTGCCATCCACCCCAACTTTCAGGGCAAGGGACTGGGCAAGCTGCTGGTCGATGCCTGCGAAGCCGAGGCCCGCACCATCGACCTGCCCGCGCTGTTTGCCTGGACATATCAGCAGGGTTTTTTCGAGAAATGCGGCTTTACGCGCATGGAAAAGACCAATCTTCACCCGAAAGTCTGGAGCGAATGCCAGCGCTGCGCGTTCTTCGAGAACTGCAACGAAATTGCGATGTTCAAGGCGCTGATATGA
- a CDS encoding GNAT family N-acetyltransferase has translation MTDEHTKIRAVTPADYRSVLKVMQDAGLETDGVMVLGTTYWLMEKDGQPVGAIGLEHGDGVSLLRGAAVSPSARGQGLGRALVMSAVTHAQMRGDRAIYMFSTGGDWESFGFTQVPLAIVMADIPDAPQVTHYRASASRPGGTTWMRTLS, from the coding sequence ATGACCGACGAACACACCAAAATCCGTGCTGTAACTCCCGCCGATTACCGCTCTGTGCTGAAAGTGATGCAGGACGCTGGTCTGGAAACGGACGGCGTGATGGTGCTGGGCACGACCTACTGGCTGATGGAGAAAGACGGTCAGCCGGTGGGCGCGATTGGGCTGGAACACGGCGACGGCGTCTCGCTGCTGCGCGGCGCGGCGGTCTCGCCCAGCGCCCGTGGGCAGGGCCTGGGCCGCGCCCTTGTCATGAGCGCCGTGACCCACGCGCAGATGCGTGGCGACCGGGCGATCTACATGTTCAGCACCGGGGGTGACTGGGAATCGTTCGGCTTCACGCAGGTCCCGCTTGCCATCGTGATGGCCGATATTCCCGACGCCCCGCAGGTCACGCACTACCGCGCCAGCGCTTCACGCCCCGGCGGCACCACCTGGATGCGCACCCTGAGCTGA
- a CDS encoding AI-2E family transporter, whose amino-acid sequence MLSQPPQNPSGHQNSSSPHSRDNAFQAVWRNPYVRVPIFLLLIYLTYRFFGLVSHVFVLALIAYIVAYLAHPLLNWLVRHRVPRGLGVLVVVLLILSMVGLASTLLVTIVTQFYDLVQKLPGLTANFLTWFDTLARKYTALRSVDVQLQALTENGAQTLQKYLLPYLQKYQSALVGGIFGIASSIAEGFATLILAIYMMLDYDKIGLTLIRMFPRPWQPFVLDLSSNVSRAVGGYLKGQLVIAAFVGVFVGVGLALSGIPSAPAIGFLAGLFNIVPYLGVVIAITPALLLAATTKAVVLKLILVVVVFVAANQIEGHLLSPLVLGRTTDLHPVTVVLAILSGLALFGIVGALVAVPITALAKLLLQEYYYPSRVYTDGP is encoded by the coding sequence GTGCTGTCGCAACCACCCCAGAATCCGTCCGGTCATCAGAATTCATCGTCACCCCATTCGCGCGACAATGCCTTTCAGGCAGTGTGGCGCAATCCCTATGTCCGTGTTCCTATTTTCCTGCTGCTGATCTATCTGACCTACCGCTTCTTCGGGCTGGTGTCGCACGTCTTCGTGTTGGCTCTGATCGCATATATCGTCGCCTATCTGGCCCACCCGCTGCTGAACTGGCTGGTCAGACACCGGGTGCCGCGTGGCCTGGGCGTGCTGGTGGTGGTCCTGCTGATCCTGAGTATGGTGGGTCTGGCGTCCACGCTGCTCGTCACCATCGTGACGCAGTTCTATGATCTGGTGCAGAAGCTGCCGGGCCTGACCGCCAATTTCCTGACCTGGTTCGACACCCTGGCGCGGAAGTACACGGCGCTGAGAAGCGTGGACGTGCAGCTTCAGGCGCTCACCGAGAACGGCGCTCAGACGTTGCAGAAATATCTGCTGCCGTATCTTCAGAAGTATCAGAGTGCACTGGTGGGCGGCATCTTCGGCATTGCCAGCAGCATCGCCGAGGGCTTCGCCACGCTGATCCTGGCGATCTACATGATGCTCGACTACGACAAGATCGGCCTGACGTTGATCCGCATGTTTCCGCGTCCCTGGCAGCCGTTCGTGCTTGATCTGTCGAGCAATGTCAGCCGGGCGGTGGGCGGCTACCTGAAAGGCCAGCTGGTGATCGCCGCCTTCGTGGGCGTGTTCGTGGGCGTGGGGCTGGCGCTGTCGGGCATTCCCAGCGCTCCGGCCATCGGCTTTCTGGCGGGCCTGTTCAACATCGTGCCGTACCTGGGCGTGGTCATCGCCATCACCCCGGCGCTGCTGCTGGCCGCTACCACCAAGGCCGTGGTCCTGAAACTCATTCTGGTAGTCGTGGTGTTCGTGGCCGCCAATCAGATCGAGGGGCACCTGCTGTCGCCGCTGGTGCTGGGCCGGACCACCGACCTGCATCCGGTCACGGTTGTGCTGGCGATCCTGTCGGGGTTGGCCCTGTTCGGCATCGTGGGGGCGCTGGTCGCGGTGCCGATCACAGCGCTCGCCAAGCTGCTGCTTCAGGAATACTATTACCCCAGCCGTGTCTATACCGACGGCCCCTAG
- a CDS encoding helix-turn-helix domain-containing protein, translated as MSFGNELKAAREGLGLSIQDVAQSTKIRSDYLKALEAEDFAALPERPFARSYLQNFARELRLDSAPLLRDFDRQLPQPKVQTQRPEPRSRPAAGTRRSGVPGGVIGGILGGLLLLGLVGYVGYTAYQSRTVRSAAQTTPVTLPNTRQVRLNLVSSPGGARVYVDNRYLGLTPVKNFPLDARPKAALRVEYSGRQSYRESIALTANRNLAVTLLPETAASRAAEKLAAQQAAANPATPAPATPAVKPATPRPAAPRPPALLRRPQQGRPLRRLFPRRLLPRPPASG; from the coding sequence ATGAGCTTTGGCAATGAACTCAAGGCAGCGCGGGAAGGACTGGGCCTCAGCATTCAGGATGTGGCCCAGAGCACCAAAATCCGTTCTGATTATCTCAAGGCCCTGGAAGCCGAAGACTTTGCGGCCCTGCCGGAACGTCCGTTCGCCCGCTCGTATCTTCAGAACTTCGCCCGCGAGCTGCGGCTCGACAGTGCGCCGCTGCTGCGCGACTTCGACCGCCAGTTACCGCAACCCAAGGTTCAGACGCAGCGTCCCGAACCGCGCTCACGGCCCGCAGCGGGCACCAGGCGTTCCGGTGTGCCGGGCGGCGTCATCGGTGGAATTCTGGGCGGTCTGTTGCTGCTGGGGCTGGTCGGGTATGTGGGCTACACCGCCTATCAGTCCAGAACAGTTCGCAGTGCGGCTCAGACGACGCCGGTCACGCTGCCCAATACCCGGCAGGTGCGGCTGAATCTGGTCAGCAGTCCCGGCGGTGCCCGTGTGTACGTCGACAACCGCTACCTGGGCCTCACCCCCGTCAAGAACTTTCCTCTCGACGCCCGTCCCAAGGCCGCGTTGCGGGTCGAGTACAGCGGGCGGCAGAGTTACCGCGAAAGCATCGCGCTGACTGCCAACCGCAATCTCGCGGTGACGCTGTTGCCCGAAACCGCTGCCAGCCGCGCCGCCGAGAAACTGGCTGCTCAGCAGGCTGCCGCCAACCCGGCGACGCCCGCTCCGGCAACGCCAGCGGTCAAACCGGCGACGCCCAGGCCCGCTGCTCCCCGGCCTCCGGCGCTGCTCCGACGCCCGCAGCAGGGGCGACCACTGCGCCGACTGTTCCCGCGACGACTACTGCCCCGACCACCGGCATCCGGCTGA
- a CDS encoding ABC transporter permease, with translation MTSTLTNTDARPSAVAARLSLAFAAFGILALFLFPFGTYTRNFNAAATVQRFPAGVLDFTGFPPASLPAVTGSLAFGWVTLIALLLVVFAAVRRQRWLWVAGLVAFIAALVSVVLWNSALAGATQALLDKGVKPRRIPFTSGGINMGLFFALLAGLVGTFAGLSQFRSWWDRLNRLRGLLVPVVAIALAILVGAVVVLVVQAVPSDPSVKLNLFSTFVGKSDVVWFVFSSLFVPITNLSGAVDSLKLATPLIFAGLSVAFAFRAGLFNIGASGQLTMGAILATLVGVYAPLPGPLLAVTAVLAAAVGGALWGAIPGLLKARFGSSEVINTIMLNYIASGIFVFLLGSNTYTFFGRTVTIPFKAEGSNPSSNLLQPGAQLPSIPQMLGLNTVGPGHLTLGPILAVLAGIALYYGLRRNRWRALVAVMGALLIGLVTWRIGVPLDVTAAISNSRLNSSLLLALLAAVLFSVLMWRTATGYALRAVGLSPKAAEYGGISVARNTILAMTLAGAFAGLASTHYVMGGALDEYRLKQNIPVNVGFDGITVALVGQSTPVGVVLSSILFGTFDSGSVAVSSKLSGVNKDLVTVLKALIVLFIAAGGFLSKRITDPPPLALVKAVDAGVNVDKQVVAVQGQSVTALPNVGAQLDTPGSDRTTHSRTPGDGTQGTDRGGKA, from the coding sequence GTGACTTCCACGCTGACGAATACCGACGCCCGGCCTTCAGCGGTAGCGGCCCGCCTGAGTCTGGCGTTCGCTGCCTTTGGCATCCTGGCGCTGTTCCTGTTTCCCTTCGGAACGTATACCCGAAATTTCAACGCCGCCGCCACCGTCCAGCGCTTTCCGGCAGGCGTGCTCGATTTCACCGGCTTTCCGCCCGCCTCTCTGCCCGCCGTCACGGGGTCGCTCGCCTTCGGCTGGGTGACGCTGATAGCGCTGCTGCTGGTGGTCTTTGCCGCCGTGCGCCGACAGCGGTGGCTGTGGGTGGCGGGTCTGGTGGCATTTATCGCCGCGCTCGTCAGCGTCGTGCTGTGGAACTCGGCGCTCGCCGGGGCGACCCAGGCGCTGCTCGACAAGGGCGTGAAACCCCGGCGCATTCCGTTCACGTCAGGCGGCATCAATATGGGGCTGTTCTTCGCGCTGCTGGCAGGACTGGTCGGCACGTTCGCGGGCCTCAGCCAGTTCCGCAGCTGGTGGGACCGTCTCAACCGGCTGCGTGGCCTGCTAGTGCCGGTGGTCGCCATCGCCCTGGCGATTCTGGTGGGCGCGGTGGTGGTGCTGGTGGTCCAGGCCGTTCCGTCTGACCCGAGCGTGAAACTGAATCTGTTCAGCACCTTCGTGGGCAAGTCGGATGTGGTGTGGTTCGTGTTCTCCAGCCTGTTTGTCCCCATCACCAACCTGTCGGGCGCGGTGGATAGCCTGAAGCTCGCCACCCCCCTGATCTTCGCCGGACTGTCGGTGGCGTTTGCCTTCAGAGCAGGTCTGTTCAATATCGGGGCGTCGGGTCAGCTGACGATGGGCGCGATTCTGGCGACGCTGGTGGGCGTGTACGCGCCGCTGCCCGGCCCGCTGCTGGCAGTCACGGCAGTGCTGGCGGCGGCGGTGGGCGGGGCGCTGTGGGGCGCGATTCCGGGTCTCCTCAAGGCCCGATTCGGCTCCTCGGAAGTCATCAACACCATCATGCTGAATTACATTGCCAGCGGTATTTTTGTCTTTCTGCTGGGCAGCAACACCTATACCTTCTTCGGGCGCACCGTCACCATTCCTTTCAAGGCCGAGGGGTCGAATCCCAGCAGCAACCTGCTGCAACCCGGTGCACAGCTGCCGTCCATTCCCCAGATGCTAGGCCTCAACACCGTGGGGCCAGGTCATCTGACGCTGGGGCCGATCCTTGCTGTTCTGGCGGGCATCGCTCTGTATTACGGCCTGCGCCGCAACCGCTGGCGGGCGCTAGTCGCCGTGATGGGTGCCCTCCTCATCGGGCTGGTGACGTGGCGCATCGGCGTGCCGCTCGACGTGACCGCTGCCATCTCCAACAGCCGCCTGAACAGCAGTCTGCTGCTGGCGCTGCTCGCCGCCGTGCTGTTCAGCGTGCTGATGTGGCGCACCGCGACCGGCTACGCGCTGCGGGCGGTGGGCCTGTCTCCGAAAGCGGCAGAGTACGGCGGCATCAGCGTGGCCCGCAACACCATCCTCGCCATGACGCTGGCGGGGGCGTTCGCGGGGCTGGCCTCGACGCACTACGTGATGGGCGGCGCACTCGACGAGTACCGCCTGAAGCAGAACATCCCGGTCAACGTCGGTTTTGACGGCATCACCGTGGCGCTGGTGGGCCAGTCCACCCCGGTGGGTGTGGTGCTCTCCAGCATCCTGTTCGGCACCTTCGACAGCGGCAGCGTGGCTGTCAGCAGCAAGCTCTCGGGCGTGAACAAAGACCTCGTGACGGTGCTCAAGGCCCTGATCGTGCTGTTCATTGCGGCAGGCGGCTTCCTGAGCAAGCGCATCACCGATCCGCCGCCCCTGGCGCTGGTCAAGGCCGTGGATGCGGGCGTGAACGTCGATAAGCAGGTGGTGGCGGTGCAGGGTCAGTCGGTCACGGCGCTGCCCAATGTGGGCGCTCAGCTCGATACGCCCGGCAGCGACCGCACCACCCACAGCCGCACGCCAGGCGACGGAACTCAGGGCACTGACCGGGGAGGCAAGGCATGA
- a CDS encoding 2,3-bisphosphoglycerate-independent phosphoglycerate mutase: protein MLDTIKGLAKKTDSKILMVVLDGIGGLPLELGGETELASAHTPNLDALAPLAQLGQVELVGAGITPGSGPGHLSLFGYDPIKFVVGRGALSAVGIGVKLGYGDVAVRGNFATLGAGRIVEDRRAGRPSDEKNAEIVGMLRAAIPEIGGVKVEIYTESEHRFVVVFRNPGAPLGANLSDVDPQATGVQPLTAEAHDEASKKTAELVNAFVTQAEATLSGETQVNGVLFRGYSDVPHFPSFDDIYQLRAACIASYPMYKGLASLVGMDVLEVEGHEDALAGKVEALKANWDKYDFFYFHVKKTDSTGEDGDFAEKVHKIELFDELLPELLALKPDVLAIVGDHSTPSKLMSHSWHPVPLLIASQYARKDAAQRYTEEEAARGTLGLRKGTDLMPLLMANALKLQKYGA from the coding sequence ATGCTCGATACCATCAAAGGCCTAGCCAAAAAGACCGATTCCAAGATTCTGATGGTGGTGCTCGACGGCATAGGTGGCCTGCCGCTGGAACTTGGCGGCGAGACCGAACTGGCCAGCGCCCACACACCTAACCTCGATGCTCTGGCCCCTCTTGCTCAGCTCGGACAGGTCGAACTCGTCGGTGCTGGCATCACGCCCGGCAGCGGCCCCGGTCACCTGAGTCTGTTCGGCTACGATCCGATCAAGTTCGTGGTGGGGCGCGGCGCACTCAGCGCGGTGGGCATCGGGGTCAAACTCGGATACGGCGATGTGGCGGTGCGCGGGAACTTCGCCACGCTGGGCGCTGGGCGCATCGTGGAAGACCGCCGTGCGGGCCGCCCCAGCGACGAGAAGAACGCCGAGATCGTGGGCATGCTGAGGGCTGCTATTCCCGAGATCGGCGGCGTGAAGGTCGAGATCTATACCGAATCCGAGCACCGCTTCGTGGTGGTGTTCCGCAATCCCGGTGCGCCGCTGGGAGCCAATCTGTCGGATGTCGATCCGCAGGCGACGGGCGTGCAGCCGCTGACCGCCGAAGCGCACGACGAGGCCAGCAAGAAGACGGCGGAACTGGTCAATGCCTTTGTAACGCAGGCCGAGGCCACCCTGAGCGGTGAAACTCAGGTCAACGGCGTGCTGTTCCGGGGCTATTCCGATGTGCCGCACTTCCCCAGCTTCGACGACATCTATCAGCTCCGGGCCGCCTGTATCGCCAGTTATCCGATGTACAAGGGACTGGCGAGTCTGGTCGGGATGGACGTGCTGGAAGTGGAAGGCCATGAGGACGCGCTGGCAGGCAAGGTCGAGGCGCTGAAGGCGAACTGGGACAAGTACGACTTCTTCTACTTCCATGTGAAGAAGACCGACAGCACCGGGGAAGACGGCGATTTTGCCGAGAAGGTACACAAGATCGAACTGTTCGACGAACTCCTGCCCGAACTGCTGGCCCTGAAACCCGACGTCCTGGCTATCGTGGGCGACCACAGCACGCCCAGCAAGCTGATGAGCCACAGCTGGCACCCCGTTCCGCTGCTGATCGCCAGCCAGTACGCCCGCAAGGATGCTGCCCAGCGCTACACCGAGGAAGAGGCCGCCAGAGGCACGCTCGGCCTGCGAAAAGGCACTGACCTGATGCCGCTGCTGATGGCAAACGCCCTGAAATTGCAGAAATACGGAGCGTAA
- the trmH gene encoding tRNA (guanosine(18)-2'-O)-methyltransferase TrmH — MTPERYAKIRRVLSLRQPTLSVLMDEVNKPHNFSAILRTCDAVGVLRAHAVPPKVFQGGGFEAGTRALPTFEATSGSAHKWVQVQTHDNAVSAVQHLQAQGFQVLATHLSQRSLDYREPDYTRPTVVLLGAEKWGVSDAAAEAADQNIVIPMMGMVQSLNVSVAAASILFEAQRQRLAAGMYAVPQLSPEELEKLAFEWSYPELVPLYREGYPALGTEGEIIG, encoded by the coding sequence ATGACCCCTGAACGCTACGCCAAGATTCGCCGCGTGCTGTCACTGCGTCAGCCCACCCTGAGCGTCCTGATGGACGAGGTCAACAAACCGCACAACTTCAGCGCCATTCTGCGGACCTGTGACGCCGTGGGCGTGCTGCGGGCACATGCCGTACCGCCCAAAGTGTTTCAGGGCGGCGGCTTCGAGGCAGGCACACGCGCCCTCCCGACCTTCGAGGCCACCTCGGGCAGCGCCCACAAGTGGGTGCAGGTGCAGACGCACGACAACGCGGTGAGCGCTGTGCAGCACCTTCAGGCACAGGGCTTTCAGGTGCTCGCCACTCACCTTTCGCAGCGCAGCCTGGATTACCGCGAACCCGACTACACCCGCCCCACGGTGGTGCTGCTGGGTGCAGAAAAATGGGGTGTATCGGACGCTGCCGCCGAGGCTGCCGACCAGAACATCGTCATTCCGATGATGGGCATGGTGCAGAGTCTGAACGTGTCGGTGGCCGCCGCGTCGATTCTGTTCGAGGCGCAGCGGCAGCGGCTGGCAGCGGGCATGTACGCCGTGCCGCAGCTTTCTCCAGAGGAGCTGGAGAAGCTGGCGTTCGAGTGGAGTTATCCGGAGCTGGTGCCGCTGTACCGGGAAGGGTATCCGGCGCTGGGGACTGAGGGGGAGATTATCGGCTGA